From a region of the Trichocoleus sp. FACHB-46 genome:
- a CDS encoding peroxiredoxin — MLTSTDFSGLLNQRFFNNFFPIPATSSLKLGQQTPDFELPDITQGQRIKLAAYRGKQPVILAFTRIFTEKQYCPFCFPHIKALNENYEKFTSCGAEVLMITSTDERQSQIVVRDLGLKMPLLSDPSCQIFRAYRVGQALGAPLPAQFVLDSQGNLRFRHMFSFLSHNADVEELLAAL; from the coding sequence ATGCTAACCTCAACAGACTTTAGCGGCCTGCTGAATCAGCGCTTTTTCAACAACTTTTTCCCGATTCCAGCAACGAGTTCCTTGAAGTTAGGCCAGCAAACTCCTGATTTTGAGTTGCCAGATATTACTCAGGGTCAGCGGATTAAATTAGCGGCTTACCGGGGAAAGCAACCCGTAATTTTGGCTTTTACGCGCATCTTTACCGAAAAGCAATACTGTCCTTTTTGCTTCCCTCACATCAAGGCGCTAAACGAGAACTACGAGAAGTTTACGAGTTGCGGTGCGGAAGTTTTGATGATTACCAGTACTGATGAGCGCCAGAGCCAAATTGTGGTGCGTGATTTGGGTCTAAAGATGCCACTTCTTAGTGATCCTAGCTGCCAAATATTTCGCGCTTACCGAGTTGGGCAAGCTCTAGGCGCACCCCTTCCAGCACAGTTTGTTTTGGACTCTCAAGGCAACCTGCGCTTCCGACATATGTTCTCGTTTTTGTCGCACAACGCCGATGTGGAGGAGTTGTTGGCGGCGCTCTAG
- a CDS encoding peroxiredoxin, whose protein sequence is MTLTYNTEGCLRVGRPAPDFTATAVVDQEFKTIKLSDYRGKYVVLFFYPLDFTFVCPTEITAFSDRFDEFKQIGTEILGVSVDSEFSHLAWTQSDRKQGGVGDLNYPLVSDIKKEISAAYNVLDPEAGVALRGLFIIDKDGVIQHSTINNLSFGRSVDETLRTLQAIQYVQSHPDEVCPAGWKPGDATMNPDPVKSKNYFAAV, encoded by the coding sequence CCCCGACTTCACTGCAACGGCTGTGGTCGATCAAGAGTTCAAGACCATCAAGCTGTCTGACTACCGAGGCAAATATGTTGTCTTGTTCTTCTACCCCCTAGACTTTACCTTCGTTTGCCCCACTGAAATCACTGCTTTCAGCGATCGCTTCGACGAATTTAAGCAAATTGGGACTGAGATTCTAGGCGTGTCTGTAGACAGTGAATTCTCTCACCTCGCTTGGACTCAAAGCGATCGCAAACAAGGTGGAGTGGGTGACCTCAACTATCCTCTTGTTTCCGACATCAAGAAAGAAATCAGCGCTGCTTACAACGTGCTCGACCCTGAAGCAGGCGTGGCACTACGCGGTCTCTTCATCATCGACAAAGATGGCGTGATCCAGCACTCCACCATTAACAACCTGTCTTTCGGTCGTAGTGTGGATGAAACTCTGCGGACCTTGCAGGCAATTCAGTACGTGCAGTCTCACCCCGATGAAGTCTGCCCCGCTGGTTGGAAGCCTGGTGATGCCACCATGAATCCTGACCCTGTGAAGTCCAAGAATTACTTCGCAGCGGTATAG